A part of Melittangium boletus DSM 14713 genomic DNA contains:
- a CDS encoding GTP cyclohydrolase II, whose protein sequence is MPDKKSTNHIRLTSHPDSDAQVLPIRWGESDPMRRGPVVATLTEPGHRNVVGTHSGSYAIYRAIAVAAGQLTQDHRADLTNTAPAALIGPHKSWGEADRIVSLDPWGAVAPQVFSSYVQQGMDIRPTIAITRAHINMPELRDAIAAGRLKPDGKILCANGDVSVVKAALEPVWYLPGIARRFGLTEAALRRGLFEQTGGMFPELITRSDLDVFLPPIGGQTLYFFGDMDTIPNPDIPLAVRVHDECNGSDVFGSDICTCRPYLTHGIEVCIQTAQEGGAGVIAYSRKEGRALGEVTKFLVYNARKRQEGGDSAATYFHRTECVAGVQDMRFQELMPDALHWLGITRIHRFVSMSDMKHDAIVKSGIEILERVPIPEGLIPADAKVEMEAKKAAGYFTTGKVASQTELQEVKGRALDA, encoded by the coding sequence ATGCCCGACAAGAAGAGCACCAATCACATCCGTCTCACCTCCCACCCGGACAGCGATGCCCAGGTGCTCCCCATTCGTTGGGGAGAGTCCGACCCCATGCGCCGTGGCCCCGTCGTCGCCACGCTGACGGAGCCCGGCCACCGCAACGTCGTCGGCACACACTCGGGCTCGTACGCCATCTACCGCGCCATCGCCGTGGCCGCGGGCCAGCTCACCCAGGACCACCGGGCGGACCTCACCAACACGGCGCCCGCCGCCCTCATCGGTCCCCACAAGTCCTGGGGCGAGGCGGATCGCATCGTGTCCCTGGACCCGTGGGGCGCGGTGGCGCCGCAGGTCTTCTCCTCCTATGTGCAGCAGGGCATGGACATCCGGCCGACCATCGCCATCACCCGGGCGCACATCAACATGCCCGAGCTGCGCGATGCCATCGCCGCGGGCCGGCTCAAGCCGGACGGCAAGATTCTCTGCGCCAATGGCGACGTGTCCGTGGTGAAGGCCGCGCTCGAGCCCGTGTGGTACCTGCCCGGCATCGCCCGGCGCTTCGGCCTCACGGAGGCGGCGCTGCGCCGCGGCCTCTTCGAGCAGACGGGCGGCATGTTCCCCGAGCTCATCACCCGCTCGGACCTGGACGTCTTCCTGCCGCCCATCGGCGGTCAGACGCTCTACTTCTTCGGGGACATGGACACCATTCCCAACCCGGACATCCCGCTCGCGGTGCGCGTGCACGACGAATGTAACGGCTCGGACGTGTTCGGCAGCGACATCTGCACCTGCCGGCCCTACCTCACGCACGGCATCGAGGTCTGCATCCAGACGGCGCAGGAGGGCGGCGCGGGCGTCATCGCCTACTCGCGCAAGGAAGGCCGGGCGCTCGGCGAGGTGACGAAGTTCCTCGTGTACAACGCGCGCAAGCGCCAGGAGGGCGGGGACTCGGCGGCCACCTACTTCCACCGCACCGAGTGCGTGGCGGGCGTGCAGGACATGCGCTTCCAGGAGCTGATGCCGGACGCCCTGCACTGGCTGGGCATCACCCGCATCCACCGCTTCGTGTCCATGAGCGACATGAAGCACGACGCCATCGTCAAGTCGGGCATCGAGATCCTCGAGCGCGTGCCGATCCCCGAGGGCCTCATCCCCGCCGACGCCAAGGTGGAGATGGAGGCGAAGAAGGCCGCCGGCTACTTCACCACGGGCAAGGTGGCGTCCCAGACGGAGCTGCAGGAGGTGAAGGGCAGGGCACTCGATGCCTGA
- the upp gene encoding uracil phosphoribosyltransferase produces MKYSDNCTVVDHPLVKHKLTQMRRKDTSTAEFRALLQEISLLLGYEATRDLKLTDEPIETPLAKMDAPVLEGKKLVLVAILRAGQGILDGMLQLVPSARVGHIGLYRDPKTLMAVEYYYKVPNQLADRDVIVCDPMLATGNSAVAALNRIKRSKPGSLRFVCLLACPEGLANLREHHPDVHVITAAVDEKLDEHGYILPGLGDAGDRLFGTR; encoded by the coding sequence ATGAAGTACTCGGACAATTGCACCGTGGTGGACCACCCACTGGTGAAGCACAAGCTGACGCAGATGCGGCGCAAGGACACGAGCACCGCCGAGTTCCGCGCGCTGCTGCAGGAGATTTCCCTGCTGCTTGGCTATGAGGCGACGCGGGACCTGAAGCTCACGGACGAGCCCATCGAGACGCCGCTGGCGAAGATGGACGCGCCGGTGCTCGAGGGCAAGAAGCTGGTGCTGGTGGCCATCCTCCGCGCGGGTCAGGGGATTCTCGACGGCATGCTGCAACTGGTGCCGAGCGCGCGCGTGGGCCACATCGGCCTGTACCGCGATCCCAAGACGCTCATGGCGGTGGAGTACTACTACAAGGTGCCCAACCAGCTGGCGGATCGCGACGTCATCGTGTGCGACCCCATGCTCGCGACGGGCAATTCGGCGGTGGCGGCGCTCAACCGCATCAAGCGCAGCAAGCCGGGAAGTCTGCGCTTCGTGTGTCTCTTGGCGTGTCCCGAGGGTCTGGCGAACCTGCGCGAGCACCACCCGGACGTGCACGTCATCACCGCCGCCGTGGACGAGAAGCTCGACGAGCACGGCTACATCCTGCCGGGCCTGGGCGACGCGGGCGACCGGCTCTTCGGCACGCGGTAG
- the mmsA gene encoding CoA-acylating methylmalonate-semialdehyde dehydrogenase, whose product MSFVRLPESPIACRNLVGGEWVLPRDVQRLEVRSPYTGEVIGHVPMTSEAGVAQAVEAARAASVGWRAMPLRERTTLMARFRALLESHLERLSHLAASEAGKTVAEARAGLLKGLEVCDFALSLQNLDTGGALEVSRGVSCEFRREPLGVVAGITPFNFPAMVPLWMIPTALTVGNAFILKPSEKVPLTACALGELLVEAGLPPGVFSVVHGGREAVEALVAHPEVRAVGFVGSSAVARRVYAEGSARGKRVLALGGAKNHLIVVPDADVGLTTQAVVDSFTGCAGQRCMAASVMLAVGDVQHIVDQVLERASRLECGAGMGALIDQASRTRLEAAIDAAQKAGARVALDGRGKKPAGERWANGHWLGPTVLDGVRPDMEAAQRELFGPVLSIVRVPTLSAALEVENASPYGNAASIFTTNGAVAQAVVEGARVGMVGVNVGVPVPREPFSFGGTGESKFGHGDITGVASLGFWTDLKKVTRKWSSRTDGSWMS is encoded by the coding sequence GTGTCCTTCGTTCGATTGCCCGAGAGCCCCATTGCCTGCCGCAACCTCGTGGGAGGTGAGTGGGTGTTGCCCCGGGATGTGCAGCGGCTCGAGGTGCGCAGCCCGTATACGGGAGAGGTCATCGGCCACGTGCCCATGACGTCCGAGGCGGGCGTGGCCCAGGCGGTGGAGGCCGCGCGGGCGGCGTCGGTGGGCTGGCGCGCCATGCCCCTGCGCGAGCGCACCACGCTCATGGCCCGCTTCCGCGCGCTGCTGGAGTCCCACCTGGAGCGGCTGTCGCACCTGGCCGCGAGCGAGGCCGGCAAGACGGTGGCGGAGGCGCGCGCGGGTCTGCTCAAGGGCCTGGAGGTGTGTGACTTCGCCCTGTCCCTGCAGAACCTGGACACGGGAGGCGCGCTGGAGGTGAGCCGGGGCGTGAGCTGCGAGTTCCGCCGCGAGCCGCTGGGCGTGGTGGCGGGCATCACCCCGTTCAACTTCCCCGCCATGGTGCCCCTGTGGATGATTCCCACCGCGCTCACGGTGGGCAACGCCTTCATCCTCAAGCCCTCGGAGAAGGTGCCGCTGACGGCGTGCGCCCTGGGCGAGCTGCTGGTGGAGGCGGGTCTTCCTCCCGGCGTCTTCTCCGTGGTGCACGGCGGACGCGAGGCGGTGGAGGCGCTCGTGGCGCATCCGGAGGTGCGCGCGGTGGGCTTCGTGGGCTCGTCCGCGGTGGCGCGGCGCGTGTACGCGGAGGGCAGCGCGCGGGGCAAGCGCGTGCTGGCGCTCGGCGGGGCGAAGAACCACCTCATCGTCGTGCCCGACGCGGACGTGGGCCTCACCACGCAGGCCGTGGTGGACTCCTTCACCGGGTGCGCGGGCCAGCGCTGCATGGCCGCCAGCGTGATGCTCGCGGTGGGGGACGTGCAGCACATCGTCGACCAGGTGCTCGAGCGGGCCTCGCGGCTGGAGTGCGGGGCGGGCATGGGCGCGCTCATCGACCAGGCGAGCCGCACGCGGCTGGAGGCGGCCATCGACGCGGCCCAGAAGGCGGGCGCGCGGGTGGCGCTGGATGGACGGGGCAAGAAGCCCGCGGGCGAGCGCTGGGCGAATGGCCACTGGCTGGGCCCCACGGTGCTCGACGGCGTGCGCCCGGACATGGAGGCGGCGCAGCGCGAGCTGTTCGGCCCGGTGCTGTCCATCGTGCGCGTGCCCACGCTGTCGGCCGCGCTGGAGGTGGAGAACGCCTCGCCCTATGGCAACGCGGCCTCCATCTTCACCACCAATGGCGCGGTGGCGCAGGCGGTGGTCGAGGGCGCGCGCGTGGGCATGGTGGGCGTCAACGTGGGCGTGCCCGTGCCGCGCGAGCCCTTCTCCTTCGGGGGCACGGGCGAGTCCAAGTTCGGCCACGGCGACATCACCGGCGTCGCGAGCCTCGGGTTCTGGACGGACCTCAAGAAGGTCACCCGCAAGTGGAGCAGCAGGACCGACGGCAGCTGGATGAGCTGA
- a CDS encoding URC4/urg3 family protein, whose product MPETLTPSATVAFLRSPRAIRERCRALLELGLAGRLAHFQVDMSRLPGVADFVLDVTRESYPSLDIPVHSRWGHFDVGGVRRNAQLEARLAALPHAERARAKLDLVITSVLLDAGSGPSWKYVEPGGGTYARSEGLAVASFHMFLSGAFSSDPKQPLQADAEGLRRLSLEALARGFQVTADNPLAGLEGRLALLQGLGRVLPRPGALYDLLAARGARVTATEVLSQVLESLGPIWPGRVTLDGVNLGDVWPHSALGAGDHPDSLVPFHKLSQWLTYSLLEPLEEGGLRVTALDALTGLPEYRNGGLFVDAGVLVPREARLLQEAFAPGAEPIVEWRALTVALLDEVGKSVRERLGMTAEQLPLAKVLQGGTWSAGRKIAAQKRPGGPPPIRIESDGTVF is encoded by the coding sequence ATGCCTGAGACCCTCACCCCCTCGGCCACGGTCGCGTTCCTGCGCAGCCCTCGCGCCATCCGCGAGCGCTGCCGGGCGCTGTTGGAGCTGGGGCTCGCCGGCCGGCTCGCGCACTTCCAGGTGGACATGTCCCGGCTGCCCGGCGTGGCGGACTTCGTGCTGGACGTCACGCGCGAGTCCTACCCCTCGCTGGACATTCCGGTGCACAGCCGCTGGGGCCACTTCGACGTGGGCGGCGTGCGGCGCAACGCGCAGCTGGAGGCCCGGCTCGCCGCGCTGCCCCATGCCGAGCGCGCCCGGGCGAAGTTGGACCTGGTCATCACCAGCGTGCTCCTGGACGCGGGCAGCGGTCCGTCCTGGAAGTACGTGGAGCCCGGGGGCGGCACCTACGCGCGCTCCGAGGGCCTGGCCGTGGCCAGCTTCCACATGTTCCTCTCGGGGGCGTTCTCCTCGGATCCCAAGCAGCCGCTCCAGGCGGACGCCGAGGGCCTGCGGCGCTTGAGCCTCGAGGCGCTGGCCCGGGGCTTCCAGGTGACGGCGGACAATCCGCTCGCGGGCCTGGAGGGCCGGCTCGCCCTGTTGCAGGGGTTGGGCCGGGTGCTGCCGAGGCCGGGTGCGCTGTATGACCTGCTCGCCGCGAGGGGCGCGCGGGTGACGGCGACGGAGGTGCTGTCCCAGGTGCTCGAGTCCCTGGGCCCCATCTGGCCGGGACGCGTCACCCTGGACGGGGTGAACCTGGGCGATGTCTGGCCGCACTCGGCGCTGGGCGCGGGGGATCACCCGGACTCGCTGGTGCCCTTCCACAAGTTGTCGCAGTGGCTGACGTACTCGCTGCTGGAGCCGTTGGAGGAAGGCGGCCTCCGGGTGACGGCGCTGGACGCGCTCACGGGACTGCCCGAGTACCGCAACGGCGGCCTGTTCGTGGACGCGGGCGTCCTGGTTCCCCGCGAGGCGCGGCTGCTCCAGGAGGCGTTCGCTCCGGGCGCGGAGCCCATCGTCGAATGGCGGGCGCTGACGGTGGCGCTCCTGGACGAGGTGGGCAAGAGTGTCCGCGAGCGGCTGGGCATGACGGCCGAGCAGCTGCCCCTGGCCAAGGTGCTGCAGGGAGGCACCTGGAGCGCGGGACGGAAGATCGCCGCGCAGAAGCGCCCGGGGGGCCCGCCGCCCATCCGGATCGAGAGTGACGGGACGGTGTTCTGA
- a CDS encoding hybrid sensor histidine kinase/response regulator — MSEREQRPIGGGEMGALIRAMDWSQTPLGPVEGWSAALCTSLSTVLASPTPMALYWGPHYVHLYNDAYCPLLGTKHPAAMGLLARDMLQEIRDIVEPMLETVHHSMRPYSVEDQPLLLERRGFREECFFTWSFIPTRDEHGRYAGIVAIGSETTHQVLGTRRFQVIRELSIRAARESTQEGVFRAVEQVLAESRADVPFALLYRVEGERARRVVRMGLEDSASAAPLELTLDDRAPWPLREVVGSGQELLIKPWDSRPGPSRALLLPMALDTDGIPNAVLGVGLNPRLRLDEDYRDFLRLLSRQVAADAARARASEEERRRGERLAELDRAKTAFFSNISHEFRTPLTLMLGPLEDMLSNREKPLPDALRESLALVHRNGLRLFKLVNNLLGFARMEAGRATLTYQATDLASFTAELVSHFDSAIQRAGLRLSVDLSALSEPVWVDREAWEKVVFNLLSNALKYTFEGSIAVALRQEGAEAVLSVRDTGTGIAAQALPHIFERFHRVEGTHARGHEGSGIGLFLVRELARLHGGSVSVRSEVGEGSTFTVRLPFGSAHLPQEQVFAAVPFQETASRAAPYLEEARGWLGERTPGVLREASSTAPRGPRVLVVDDNADMRAYLTGILTPFFEVRAVRDGLQALEEARARPPDLILSDVMMPRLGGFDLLREVRATPALRAVPFILLSARAGQEASVEGLEAGADDYLVKPFGARELLARVRAHLDLAHLRHEATLAEARESSLREAVHARDDFLSVASHELKTPLAALRLQLEALERLLPPEVRARMAARFVSVRRQIQRLTNLIETMMDVSLVAAGKLRVKPQPVDLAVLVADGVAQVREELARSGCALSFQSEASLPGHLDAMRMGQLVRNLLSNALRYGPGKPVEVRLFRREGRARLEVVDHGMGVKPEDRARIFNRFERAVSARHYGGLGLGLWVSRQVVEAHGGSITVTDTPGGGATLTVELPLHASA, encoded by the coding sequence GTGAGTGAGCGGGAACAGAGGCCCATCGGCGGCGGCGAGATGGGCGCGCTCATCCGCGCCATGGACTGGAGCCAGACGCCCCTGGGTCCCGTCGAGGGCTGGTCCGCCGCCCTGTGCACGTCCTTGAGCACGGTGCTCGCCTCCCCCACGCCCATGGCCTTGTACTGGGGACCCCACTACGTCCACCTCTACAACGACGCCTATTGCCCGCTCCTGGGCACCAAGCACCCCGCGGCCATGGGGCTGCTCGCGCGCGACATGCTCCAGGAGATACGGGACATCGTCGAGCCCATGCTCGAGACCGTCCACCACTCGATGCGCCCGTATTCCGTCGAGGATCAGCCCCTTCTCTTGGAGCGCCGGGGTTTCAGGGAGGAGTGCTTCTTCACCTGGTCCTTCATTCCCACGCGCGATGAGCACGGCCGGTACGCGGGCATCGTGGCCATCGGGAGCGAGACGACCCACCAGGTCCTCGGCACCCGGCGCTTCCAGGTCATCCGCGAGCTGTCCATCCGCGCCGCGCGCGAGAGCACCCAGGAAGGCGTCTTCCGCGCGGTGGAGCAGGTGCTCGCCGAGAGCCGTGCCGACGTGCCCTTCGCGCTGCTCTACCGGGTGGAGGGGGAGCGGGCCCGGCGCGTCGTCCGGATGGGGCTGGAGGACTCGGCGTCCGCGGCCCCGCTGGAGCTGACGCTGGACGACCGCGCGCCCTGGCCCCTGCGCGAGGTGGTGGGCTCGGGCCAGGAGCTGCTCATCAAGCCCTGGGATTCACGCCCCGGGCCGAGCCGCGCCCTGCTGCTGCCCATGGCACTGGACACGGATGGCATCCCCAACGCCGTGCTCGGGGTGGGACTGAATCCCCGGCTGCGCTTGGACGAGGACTACCGGGACTTCCTGCGGCTGCTCTCCCGCCAGGTGGCGGCGGACGCGGCGCGGGCCCGGGCCTCCGAGGAGGAGCGGCGGCGCGGCGAACGGCTCGCGGAGCTGGACCGGGCCAAGACGGCCTTCTTCAGCAACATCAGCCATGAATTCCGCACGCCCCTCACCCTGATGCTGGGCCCGCTGGAGGACATGCTCTCCAACCGGGAGAAGCCGCTGCCGGACGCCCTGCGCGAGAGCCTGGCGCTCGTGCACCGCAATGGCCTGCGCCTCTTCAAGCTCGTCAACAACCTGCTCGGCTTCGCCCGGATGGAGGCGGGCCGGGCGACGCTGACCTATCAGGCCACGGATCTCGCGTCCTTCACCGCGGAGCTGGTGAGCCACTTCGACTCGGCCATCCAGCGCGCGGGGCTCCGGTTGAGCGTGGACCTGTCCGCGCTGTCCGAGCCGGTCTGGGTGGACCGGGAGGCCTGGGAGAAGGTCGTCTTCAACCTGCTGTCCAACGCGCTCAAGTACACCTTCGAGGGGAGCATCGCGGTGGCCCTGCGCCAGGAGGGCGCCGAGGCCGTGCTGAGCGTGCGGGACACCGGCACGGGCATCGCCGCGCAAGCCCTGCCCCACATCTTCGAGCGCTTCCACCGGGTGGAGGGCACGCACGCGCGCGGCCACGAGGGCAGCGGCATCGGGTTGTTCCTGGTGCGGGAGCTGGCCCGGCTGCACGGCGGAAGCGTCTCCGTGCGGAGCGAGGTGGGCGAGGGCAGCACCTTCACCGTGCGCCTGCCCTTCGGCTCCGCCCACCTGCCCCAGGAGCAGGTGTTCGCGGCGGTGCCCTTCCAGGAGACGGCCTCGCGCGCCGCGCCCTACCTGGAAGAGGCGAGAGGCTGGCTCGGCGAGCGGACGCCGGGGGTCCTCCGGGAAGCGTCCTCCACGGCCCCCCGCGGGCCCCGCGTGCTGGTGGTGGACGACAACGCGGACATGCGCGCCTACCTCACGGGCATCCTGACGCCCTTCTTCGAGGTGCGCGCCGTGAGGGACGGCCTCCAGGCGCTGGAGGAGGCCCGGGCGCGTCCACCGGATCTCATCCTCTCGGACGTGATGATGCCGCGGCTGGGGGGCTTCGACCTCCTGCGCGAGGTGCGAGCGACCCCCGCCCTCCGGGCCGTGCCCTTCATCCTGCTGTCCGCGCGCGCGGGCCAGGAAGCCTCCGTGGAGGGACTGGAAGCCGGAGCGGACGACTACCTGGTCAAACCCTTCGGCGCGCGGGAATTGCTGGCGCGGGTGCGCGCCCACCTGGACCTGGCCCACCTGCGGCACGAGGCCACCCTGGCCGAGGCCCGCGAGTCGAGCCTGCGCGAGGCCGTGCACGCCCGCGACGACTTCCTGTCCGTGGCGAGCCACGAACTCAAGACGCCCCTGGCGGCCCTGCGGCTGCAACTCGAGGCGCTCGAGCGCCTGTTGCCCCCCGAGGTGCGCGCGCGCATGGCCGCGCGTTTCGTCTCGGTGCGCCGGCAGATTCAGCGGCTGACGAACCTCATCGAGACGATGATGGACGTGTCGCTGGTGGCCGCGGGCAAGCTGCGGGTGAAACCCCAGCCGGTGGACCTGGCGGTGCTCGTGGCGGACGGCGTGGCGCAGGTGCGCGAGGAGCTGGCCCGGAGTGGCTGTGCCCTGTCGTTCCAGTCCGAGGCGAGCCTGCCCGGCCACCTGGACGCGATGCGCATGGGGCAACTGGTGCGCAACCTGTTGTCGAACGCGCTCCGCTACGGCCCCGGCAAGCCGGTGGAGGTGCGACTGTTCCGGCGGGAGGGACGGGCACGGCTGGAGGTGGTGGACCACGGAATGGGCGTGAAGCCCGAGGACCGCGCGCGCATCTTCAACCGCTTCGAGCGCGCGGTGTCCGCGCGCCACTACGGGGGACTGGGCCTGGGGCTCTGGGTCTCCCGGCAGGTGGTGGAGGCGCACGGGGGAAGCATCACCGTGACGGACACGCCCGGAGGGGGCGCGACCCTCACGGTGGAACTGCCCCTGCACGCCTCCGCGTGA